The DNA segment CATTTGAACACTTCTAATTATAGAGATATATGcttgatataaatatatttaattttaaaaaaaaaaatcaaatgatcaTGCTCatacttatatttaaatatatatcaaatacgaatatttaagaaaataataataaattatatataaatcgAATCAATAACAGTTAAATCCGAGTAATTAGTATTGATTTATATACGTACCTGCCTAGGACATCTTGTAGCATACTGTTATGAAGTGAGGCTGTTGCAGTTCCAGCTTTAGGTGGATTTCCCATGTATATAACATAGCTCTGCAAATTCGatggttttaatatatatatatataaaagtttctTAGCAATGATCAATTTGtccaaaaattagaaataaattaaattatgttcaTATTTGTCACTCACATggagattaaataataaaacaattaaaaataccATCTTACAAAAATCTTTTACATGCATGAAAAAACTTTAGAAGAAAaatgaatatatacatatcacGTACATATCTATATCTGATACTAACCCTTGAattgaaaataacattaaaaaagttACCCTTTTATCTGATTGAGACACTCCGATGGTAACGAGAAGGGCCGAGAGAAATCCATGAATGAGAAGACAATGAAGAAGAGAAAATCTTTGGCCATCCatttgaaacaaaagaaatttTGCCAAGTATGTTAACAAATGTATTAGCTATTGGTTTTTATAGATTAACTCAACAGACTCGTTCCTTAAAAGAGCAACATAAATTAATTTGTTTCAGCATTGAATTATTCAAGAAatttatatcttattttattattctattattatttctaatatgttaAGTTAAATGTATGACGTGCATGTACAAGCCAAGTAAAATTTAGGATAAAGTATATCTGactcaattttaattaaaataacatttcagtcattaaattttgaaaaattataaatcaatcacTAAAttttacgaaaataataaaatagtaactAATGGACATTTTCCGTTACAAACATAATGGAGAGCTGAGATAGCCCATTAACTAGCATGTTGGATGTTAACTAACTATGGTGGAAACCCAATTTAAGAACCCTAATTGCTGGAAGAAAAAACAgaagagaataagaagaaaatgagaagaaatgGAGATACCTACTTTGATTCCAGTTTGCTACTGTGGAAACTCAACTCATACAGAGACAAAACTCAACTCAAAGATTGTAATTAGAGCAAGAAGCTTCCTCAAAGATTTGTTGACTAGTTTTCTGATGTTTTCGATTGATGTTGTTGAAATCCAACGTCGCCAAAGTTGAGGATTTAGCGGGGACAAGAAACGAATCATCCAACGCCGTAGCTATCGTCCCAGTAGCGCCAAAAGGATCAAAAGTGGACGGAGGGTTAAGCTCAGAGAGCGTGCTCTCAACCCAAGTCGGCAGATCGGAAGGATTATAATGAACAGTTTCAGAAGCAATGTGAGAAATCCTATCATCTTGAACATTACACATAACCTCCTCCAACTGCTCAAGCTTTTGAGCCACTTGAGCCATGTCTGAAGTTTTGACCTTGTAACCCAATACTGCCAAAAGCTCATCCATCCCATAGTCTTGGTGGGCGGCTTCTTCCTCCCAAGCCTTGGCCTTTCCGGTTGAAGGACCGTCGTGAAGAGTAGAGGGGTTTGGGTTGGGTTGGAGATGATTATGGTCTCGTTAGGATCGTGACGAGAAATTGGTTCGAGTtactaatttgttatttttcgataatgttagtgactgttttgttaaTTTCGTGAAGTTTAATAACTGAGTT comes from the Gossypium hirsutum isolate 1008001.06 chromosome A06, Gossypium_hirsutum_v2.1, whole genome shotgun sequence genome and includes:
- the LOC107963117 gene encoding DELLA protein GAIP-like, which produces MDELLAVLGYKVKTSDMAQVAQKLEQLEEVMCNVQDDRISHIASETVHYNPSDLPTWVESTLSELNPPSTFDPFGATGTIATALDDSFLVPAKSSTLATLDFNNINRKHQKTSQQIFEEASCSNYNL